One window of Deltaproteobacteria bacterium genomic DNA carries:
- a CDS encoding enoyl-CoA hydratase/isomerase family protein, producing the protein MSDYKEIIYEKKRGGVLITLNRPDALNAITRPMLKEFHDALDQAEADPEIRAVIITGAGRAFSSGFDQAPNSGRRRDIEWPYGIQSGMSAADLMNYWSHDDVNLVRIFEMTKPVIGAVRGWAMGGGCWLALYTHITIAAEDAVFAQPEVRHGSNTTFMWTLLAGFKNALRYGLVGDHIDAKEALRIGLVNKVVPVEDLLEECFGIVERIARVPPETVKINLAISTMGLQMMGLRDALHLDETLSIPAHMMLNEEFRRPLDEARAKEGTKAYLQKRDGPFQPEPFGPRSKKK; encoded by the coding sequence ATGTCTGACTACAAAGAAATCATCTACGAGAAAAAACGCGGCGGCGTTTTGATCACATTGAATCGCCCAGACGCGCTCAACGCGATCACCCGGCCGATGTTGAAAGAATTCCACGACGCCTTGGATCAAGCCGAAGCCGACCCGGAGATTCGCGCCGTGATTATCACCGGCGCCGGGCGCGCCTTTAGCTCCGGCTTCGATCAAGCGCCGAACAGCGGCCGGCGCCGCGACATCGAATGGCCCTACGGCATTCAGAGCGGCATGAGCGCCGCCGATCTGATGAACTACTGGTCCCACGACGACGTCAATTTGGTGCGAATATTTGAAATGACCAAGCCGGTCATCGGCGCCGTGCGCGGCTGGGCCATGGGCGGCGGTTGTTGGCTGGCGCTTTACACCCATATCACCATCGCCGCCGAAGACGCGGTCTTCGCCCAACCCGAAGTGCGCCACGGTTCGAACACGACGTTCATGTGGACGCTCCTCGCCGGCTTTAAAAACGCCCTGCGCTACGGTTTGGTGGGCGATCACATCGACGCCAAAGAAGCGCTGCGCATCGGCCTGGTCAACAAAGTAGTTCCCGTGGAAGACCTGCTCGAAGAATGCTTCGGCATCGTCGAACGCATCGCCCGGGTGCCGCCGGAAACCGTAAAGATCAATCTCGCGATCTCGACCATGGGCTTGCAGATGATGGGCCTGCGCGATGCGCTACATTTGGACGAAACGTTATCGATCCCCGCGCATATGATGCTCAACGAAGAGTTCCGCCGTCCGCTCGACGAAGCGCGCGCCAAAGAGGGCACGAAAGCCTATCTGCAAAAACGTGACGGACCGTTCCAGCCGGAGCCGTTTGGGCCGCGATCCAAGAAAAAATAA